In Bradyrhizobium paxllaeri, the genomic stretch GCATGGGCGTCGGCGGCCTGTTGATGGAAATCGTCACCCGGCCGCAGCCGCGCACCAGCCTCGAGGGCGAGGCCAACCGCAACGTCGCGGCAATCGTGCTTGCCGCTGGCCGCTCGACACGGATGGGTGGTCCGAACAAGCTGCTGGCCGAGATCGACGGCAAAAAACTGGTGCGGATCGTCGCCGAGCAGGCGCTGGCCTCGAAAGCAGCCGAGGTGGTCGTCGTCACCGGCCATCAGGCCGATCTGGTCGAGCAGGCCTTGGCGGGGCTCAATGTCAAATTCGTCCGCAATCCCGATTTCGCCGGCGGCCTCGCGTCTTCGGTCAAGGCCGGCATCGCGTCGGTGCCTGACAACGCCGACGGCGCGATCGTCTGCCTCGGCGACATGCCGCTGATCTCGGCCAAGCTGATCGACCAGTTGATCGAAACCTTCGCCCCGGACCGCGGCCACCTGATCGCCGTCCCCGTCAGCGACGGCCGCCGCGGCAATCCCGTGCTGTGGTCGCGCCGGTTCTTCAAGGAGCTGATGACGCTCGACGGTGACGTCGGCGCCCGTCACCTGATCGCCAAGCACGCCGAAGCGGTCGCCGAAGTCCCGGTCGACGGCCAGAGCGCGTTTCTCGATATCGATACCCCGCAAGCGCTGGAAGCCGCGCGGAGATCGTAGATCCGTAGGGTGGGCAAAGCGCAGCGTGCCCACCATCCATCAACGGCGCTACTTCCAAATGGTGGGCACGCTTCGCTTTGCCCACCCTTGTATTAGCGCGAAGGATTAAAGTGGTCTCGTTCCGTGAGGAATGGCCCAGCCGGGGTGGCCACCCTGGCTGGGCCGCCGATTGATCGGATCGATGCCCACCGAAGCCTAGAGGGCTGTCTTACGTAGCAAGATCGCAATCGGCACTTCATCGGGACCCGGATGGTTGAAGGAACTTCAGGTTCGCATCACAAGGGAGGGTCGACGAAGATGGCCAAGCGTACCACAATCTGCGCCGGGATCGATACCGGCAAACGGAAGCTAGACGTGGCGATCGATGGCAACTCCTTGCAGCTGCAAGTCGAGAACACGGCTGAAGGCCACAAGGCGCTGTTGGAGTGGTTGCGGCGCCACAAGGTCAAGCGCATTGGGATCGAGGCGAGTGGCGGCTATGAACTCCCAGTCGTCAGCGAGCTGCGGCGCAAGCGGTTCGTTGTGGTGGTGTTTCAGCCGGCACAAGTGCGGGCCTATGCCAAGTTCCACTTGCAGCGCGCCAAGAACGACAAGATCGATGCCGCGCTGATTGCCGCCTGCACTGCTGCGGTCAAGAAGATCCACGCCGCCCCCGATCCCCGGCTGCAGCCGTTTGCCGAACATCTGACGCTGATCGAACAGATCGGAGAGGACATTACGCTGTACAAAAACCGGCTCGAGGCCTGCCGCGATCCGCGCATCCAGAAGGTCTGGAAGGACGAGATCGCCCGCCTGGCCAAGCGCGAGAGGGTCGAACTCAAGGCCTTGGTGGCCGCGATCCGCGAGCATCGCGACCTCGCCCAGCGGCTCGATCTGATCTACAGCGTGGGCGGCGCCGGGATGCCGACCGCAGTCGCGGTCCTGATACGCATGCCCGAGATCGGCCAGCTCAGCCGCGAGCAAGCCGCCGCTCTCGCCGGCCTTGCGCCCTATGACGATGACAGCGGCGAGCACAGCGGCGCCCGTCACGTCGACGGCGGACGCAAGAGGCTGCGTCGGGCGCTCTATACGGCGGCGCTGCCGGCATCCTTTCGCTGGAATCCGCAGCTTATCGCCCTTTACAGCCGGCTGAGGGCCGCTGGAAAAGAGCACAAGCAAGCGCTCATCGCCTGCGCCAGGAAGCTGCTCATCTTCATCAACACTGTCGTGGCACGTGGCACGCCTTGGCAAGACCAGCCCCCCTTGGCTGCAACGATGGGCGCCTCGCCAGCAAGCTAATCCAAGTTTCTTGGTTCGACCGCAGCACCGTTTCTTCGTCCCGACCTGCCATCCCAACGACGTCGCGCGCAGCCGTCGTCAAGGATGGCCGTCGCTCCAATCTCTCGCCACCCACAGCCGCCGCCAGGCCACGCCTTGACGGCGGCGAGCACGGCGTCATGCTCAGCGGAAACGGACAATCAATCGCGCACAATCAATCCGTTTAATGGTTGCTACGCAACCATTCCGTTCACCAACTGGAAACTCCCCGCGGCTAGATTCTCCCGGTTACCTCGGGGGAGGGGATTTTGATCGTTTCGACCGTCGCGGCACAGCGCCGCGCGTTGTTTGTCGTTGTGTTGACGCTGCTACTGGCTGTTTCGAGCTATTTTACCAAGGCATGGGCCGCTGGCGCGCTGGCGGTCGGCAAATGCGGCGCCTATGGCCAGGCCTATGACTATCCCGCCGAGGCCGACGCGCGCTCGGCGGCGCTGAAGCAGTGCAAGGGCAACTGCACCGCCATTGCCATGAAACGGGCCTGCGCGGCGCTCGCCGTCGATATGACCAACCCCTGCGGCGCCCACGGCTATGCCGTGAAACCCAAAATTTCGAGCTCGCTCAACGCCGCAACAAAGAAGTGCTATGAGTTCGGCGGCAAGGAATGCGTCATCCGCGCCTGGGCCTGCGACGCCAAGGGATGACTTTGCTATTGTCATTCCGAGTTCGCGTCTTCGACGTGTCCCGGAATGAAATCGGGAGCCATCATGCAATTCGACACCAAGATCGCGGTCGTGATCCGGACCGATCTCGAAGCCTGGCAGAAACTCAACGTCGCATCCTTCCTCGCCGGCGGCATCGCCGCGTCGTTTCCCGACTGCATCGGCGAGCCCTATGGCGACGCATCGGGCACGAGATATTTGTCGCTGATCGGCCAGCCGATCCTGATCTACGGCGCCGACCGCCCGGCACTGTCCCGCGCGCTGGAGCGGGCACTGGCGCGCAACGTCACCCCTGCCGTCTACACCGAGGACATGTTCAAGACCACGCATGACGCCGCCAACCGCGAGGTGGTCAGCGCGGTGATCCGCGCCGAGCTCAATCTGGTCGGGCTCGCGATGCGCGCCGAGCGCAAGGTGATCGACAAGATCGTCGACGGGCTGAAGTTTCACGGCTAGCGCATGGTGTCCGAGCCGTAGCCGTCTTGCCCGAAACCTAAAGTCCGACAAATCCACGCAGCTTCTTGACGGTCTCGGCAGCGTCGTTGGCTTCCTCGGTCGTCAGGACGGTGATCTCGCCGCTGCGCCTGTGCATGACGCTGTGATGGATTGCCGCGCCTGAAAGCCCGTCGACGTCCGACTTCACCGCGATGTCGTCGATTTCGGAGAGCGCGAACTCAACAGGCTTCTTGTTCCACAGCAGCATTTTTTTCTGCAGTGTCGCCTTGCCGGAAGCCTTGTCGAACGTAAGCGTGGTCGAGCCGGTCTTCAGAACCAGCTTGCTCGAAGTTTCCTCAATACTGATCATGGCAGGTCTCCGCTGTTTCCTGCTTTGAAGTGCTGGCTATGGGCGATGCGCCCACGACGATACCTGTCTTCCGGCGATCGGCTATCATGATTGCTGCCAGTACATCGCCGGCACTTCGAAGGCGCGATTTGCGCCCGACTGTCTGGCTGGCAGACAAAGTCACAACGCCACAGCCGAAGTGGCGAGTAATGCAAGTCTACGACGAGCATGTCCCCGCCTTCCTGTGGGGCGGTTGCATCGTTGAAAATTTTCGCAAGGTTTGTGCGCGGAGTCGAGCGACAAATTGACGCCGACACCGTTCCGGTTTGCCAGTCAGCCGGGCCAAAGTCAGCCGCCAACAGCCCTGGATATCGGGCCTTGTCATAGGCAAGGTAGGGCTTCCACGCACGCATTGAAGTTCAGTATGATACGGGCCGAATGGTCCCGGAAACGCTTTCGCGCGCCCCGGCCCACTGGATTGCAATCGAAGGAGTAAGCACATCATGAAACGCCGTACGTTCCTCACAGGCAGCGCCGTGGCCGGCGCGACGACGCTGGTGGCGGCGCCTGCGATCGCGCAAGGCTCGCCCGAGATCAAATGGCGCCTGACCTCGAGCTTTCCAAAGTCGCTCGATACCATCTACGGCACGGCGCAGACCTTTGCGAAATATGTGGCTGACGCCACCGACAACAAATTCCAGATCCAGACCTTTGCGGCCGGCGAGATCGTGCCCGGCCTGCAGGCGCTCGATGCCGTAAGCACGGCGACGGTGGAGATCGCGCAGACGCCGCTTTATTTCTACATCGGCAAGGAGCCGGCGGTGGCTTACGCCACCGGCGCGCCGTTCGGCATGAACCACCGCCATCAGGGTTCGTGGTGGTCGTTCGGCGGCGGCGCCGAGCTCTGCAACGAGGCGCTGAAGCCGTTCAAGGCGCATGCGATCCTGTGCGGCAATTCCGGCACGCAGATGGGCGGCTGGTTCCGCAAGGAGATCAAGACGCCCGACGACCTCAAGGGTCTCAAATTCCGCATCGCCGGCATGGGCGGCCATGTGCTCGCCAAGCTTGGCATCGTGCCGCAGCAGATCGCGGGCGGCGAGGTCTATTCGGCGCTGGAGAAGGGATCGATCGACGCCGCGGAGTTCGTCGGCCCCTATGACGACGAAAAACTCGGCTTCTACAAGGTGGCGAAGTACTACTACTTCCCCGGCTGGTGGGAAGGCGGCGCGATGCTGCACATGGTCGTGAACGAGGAGAAGTGGAACGCGCTGCCGAAGCAGTACCAGGCGATCCTCAACCAGGCGGGTGCGGCGGCCGGCGCGTGGATGATCGAGAAATACGATAGCGTCAATCCTGCCGCGCTGAAGCGGCTGGTCGCGGGCGGGGCGGAGCTGCGCGCCTTTCCGCAACCGGTCATGGAAGCCTGCTACCAGGCGACCCAGGACCACCTGAACGAGATCGCCGAGAAAAGCCCGCTGTTCAAGAAGACGAAAGAGAGCCACGACGCCTACATGAAGGAAGTGCTGTTCTACACGCAGATCGCGGAAAACTATTACGACAACTACCTGCTCAGCAAAGCGCGCAAGGGCTGAGTTCTTTTGTTCGATGCAGCGATGCCCGGCGCAGCGCGCCGGGCGTCGATGCCATCAGCGGCCCCGGCGGCTCGCTACTTTTGCCGGTCTTGCAGCCCGCCCGCAAAGCGCAAATACTCTTCCCAGTTGGATTCCCGGAAGCGGGGTCCGGCCAAGAAAGCCCGGGAGCGGGCACAAAGGGAGAGGACGTCATGGCGCGGGAAACCGAGGGCAATGCGGCTGACGGCAGCCGTTTCGAAACCAGCCGGCGCAGATTTCTGGGCGGCTCAGGACTGGCGGCGCTGGGCGCCGTGATCGGCGGCGCGATGCCGCTCTCGCGCGACGGCATCGGCATTCCGCAGGCGCACGCGCAAGCCGCGGCGCCTGCGGCCAAGGGACCGCAACACCTGAAATACCCCGGCAAGAACGAGGGGCTCGTCGTGCTCGGCGAAAAGCCGCTGGTGGCGGAGACGCCGGAAAGCCTGCTCGATGACGACACCACGCCGATCGAGAAATTCTACATCCGCAACAACGGGCAGATTCCGGAAGAGGCAAAGGACCCC encodes the following:
- a CDS encoding IS110 family transposase, which encodes MAKRTTICAGIDTGKRKLDVAIDGNSLQLQVENTAEGHKALLEWLRRHKVKRIGIEASGGYELPVVSELRRKRFVVVVFQPAQVRAYAKFHLQRAKNDKIDAALIAACTAAVKKIHAAPDPRLQPFAEHLTLIEQIGEDITLYKNRLEACRDPRIQKVWKDEIARLAKRERVELKALVAAIREHRDLAQRLDLIYSVGGAGMPTAVAVLIRMPEIGQLSREQAAALAGLAPYDDDSGEHSGARHVDGGRKRLRRALYTAALPASFRWNPQLIALYSRLRAAGKEHKQALIACARKLLIFINTVVARGTPWQDQPPLAATMGASPAS
- a CDS encoding DUF4189 domain-containing protein — its product is MVSTVAAQRRALFVVVLTLLLAVSSYFTKAWAAGALAVGKCGAYGQAYDYPAEADARSAALKQCKGNCTAIAMKRACAALAVDMTNPCGAHGYAVKPKISSSLNAATKKCYEFGGKECVIRAWACDAKG
- a CDS encoding DUF2000 family protein, translated to MQFDTKIAVVIRTDLEAWQKLNVASFLAGGIAASFPDCIGEPYGDASGTRYLSLIGQPILIYGADRPALSRALERALARNVTPAVYTEDMFKTTHDAANREVVSAVIRAELNLVGLAMRAERKVIDKIVDGLKFHG
- a CDS encoding TRAP transporter substrate-binding protein, which codes for MKRRTFLTGSAVAGATTLVAAPAIAQGSPEIKWRLTSSFPKSLDTIYGTAQTFAKYVADATDNKFQIQTFAAGEIVPGLQALDAVSTATVEIAQTPLYFYIGKEPAVAYATGAPFGMNHRHQGSWWSFGGGAELCNEALKPFKAHAILCGNSGTQMGGWFRKEIKTPDDLKGLKFRIAGMGGHVLAKLGIVPQQIAGGEVYSALEKGSIDAAEFVGPYDDEKLGFYKVAKYYYFPGWWEGGAMLHMVVNEEKWNALPKQYQAILNQAGAAAGAWMIEKYDSVNPAALKRLVAGGAELRAFPQPVMEACYQATQDHLNEIAEKSPLFKKTKESHDAYMKEVLFYTQIAENYYDNYLLSKARKG